The following coding sequences lie in one Leptospira mtsangambouensis genomic window:
- a CDS encoding AraC family transcriptional regulator, translated as METGSVSLNLLFEFLWMGSGSVFCLIWSLSNLIRNRNLSGFVWSFILFSTGLWLLTGAFMFTGFYKYLPIIALVHIPFVFLSSTLLYFYLEYLFLEKPIQIKIYHFLPAFVSVLLLFPFYFGSDSYQLDVLEQMTKTEYGSVVVGLNFGIKLSILLSVGLFLLKEWIPNVRLSVFFTKKAIYSLIFILLIWIDLLLGSIGFTFQIPFFRKLSAYLLPVLMYFYYFTRELWAPFVSDVRDSIQRNKYEKSKLVSVQLETIDQRLYELMREKVFCDEDLSLSKLAEMAEVKPGQLSEYFHKRYGFGFYQYINQYRIDEAKHLLLESEERSILSIADSVGFNSKSTFNRVFLETVGSTPSEFRKQSKLT; from the coding sequence GTGGAGACTGGATCTGTATCCTTAAATCTTTTATTTGAGTTTCTTTGGATGGGATCAGGGTCCGTGTTTTGTTTGATTTGGTCATTATCCAATTTAATTCGAAACAGAAATCTTTCAGGATTTGTTTGGTCTTTTATTTTATTTTCCACAGGTCTTTGGTTACTTACCGGTGCTTTTATGTTCACCGGATTTTATAAATACCTCCCAATCATTGCACTTGTTCATATCCCGTTTGTATTTCTATCCTCAACATTACTTTATTTTTATTTAGAATATTTGTTTTTGGAAAAACCGATCCAAATCAAAATTTATCATTTTCTTCCTGCTTTTGTTTCAGTTCTACTTTTGTTTCCTTTTTATTTCGGGTCAGATTCTTACCAGTTAGATGTTTTGGAACAAATGACCAAAACAGAATATGGGTCGGTGGTGGTTGGCTTAAACTTTGGTATTAAACTTTCTATCTTACTTTCGGTAGGATTGTTTCTTTTGAAAGAATGGATTCCGAATGTACGATTGTCTGTTTTTTTTACAAAAAAAGCAATTTATTCTCTAATATTCATTCTATTGATCTGGATTGATTTGTTACTCGGAAGTATTGGATTTACATTTCAAATTCCTTTTTTTCGTAAACTCAGTGCTTATCTTTTACCTGTTCTTATGTACTTTTATTATTTTACTCGAGAACTTTGGGCACCGTTTGTTTCTGATGTTCGAGATAGTATCCAAAGAAATAAATATGAAAAATCTAAATTGGTATCTGTTCAGTTAGAAACCATCGACCAAAGATTGTATGAATTGATGAGAGAAAAAGTGTTTTGTGATGAAGACTTGAGTCTTTCCAAACTAGCAGAGATGGCAGAAGTCAAACCTGGTCAACTTTCTGAATACTTTCATAAACGTTATGGGTTTGGATTTTACCAATACATCAACCAATATAGGATCGATGAAGCAAAACATTTGTTATTGGAATCGGAAGAAAGATCGATTCTTTCCATTGCCGATTCGGTTGGTTTTAATTCTAAATCTACATTCAATCGAGTTTTTTTGGAAACTGTAGGTTCTACCCCTTCCGAGTTTCGAAAACAATCAAAACTAACGTAA